A single window of Thalassomonas viridans DNA harbors:
- a CDS encoding PP2C family protein-serine/threonine phosphatase, with amino-acid sequence MAQSSHAQTHRGTVRKINEDAFLELPSLGIWVVADGMGGHAAGDVASQLVIDTIQSVAESVPVEQMSCELLTRALQEANDKLRLMSANEFSGKVAGSTVVILWIHDDNYHLLWVGDSRGYLLRDEHFSQITKDHSQVNDMVDEGVLRAEEAEHHPLANVITRAVGVDSKLEVDVKSGRLQSGDVFLLCSDGLNKEVSDFEIEHTLLSGNIIDAGMALMHASLVRNARDNVTCILVKNSQQNEVFSRNGDESTIPLFNKS; translated from the coding sequence ATGGCTCAATCAAGTCATGCGCAAACTCATAGGGGTACGGTAAGAAAGATCAATGAAGATGCTTTTTTGGAATTGCCTTCATTGGGGATCTGGGTGGTTGCCGATGGTATGGGAGGGCATGCGGCAGGAGATGTTGCCAGCCAGTTGGTGATAGATACCATACAAAGTGTTGCGGAAAGCGTACCGGTTGAGCAAATGAGCTGCGAGCTGTTGACCCGCGCACTGCAGGAAGCAAACGATAAATTGCGATTGATGAGCGCCAATGAATTTTCCGGTAAGGTTGCCGGCAGCACCGTAGTGATTTTATGGATCCACGATGACAATTATCATCTGCTCTGGGTCGGGGACAGCCGGGGTTATCTGCTTCGGGATGAGCACTTTAGCCAGATCACCAAAGATCACAGCCAGGTCAATGACATGGTGGATGAAGGGGTTTTGCGCGCCGAAGAAGCGGAGCACCATCCGCTGGCCAATGTCATTACCCGGGCGGTAGGGGTTGACAGCAAACTTGAGGTGGATGTTAAAAGCGGGCGGCTGCAAAGCGGCGATGTCTTTTTGTTATGCAGCGACGGTTTAAATAAAGAAGTCAGCGATTTTGAAATTGAGCATACCCTGCTTTCGGGCAATATTATCGATGCCGGTATGGCCCTGATGCATGCGTCCCTGGTCAGGAATGCCCGGGATAATGTCACCTGTATTTTGGTTAAAAACAGCCAGCAAAATGAGGTGTTTTCGCGCAACGGTGATGAAAGCACCATACCGCTTTTTAATAAATCCTGA
- the tagF gene encoding type VI secretion system-associated protein TagF → MSDHLIKELGFCGKIPARGDFVQSDFNPDFLKNWNEWLQAVVAVSREQVQDGWLDCYLTSPVWHFALSPGVCCESGVLGTLIPSVDQVSRHFPFTLAALHNVSPLQAWHKNNWSASFENVILEVLEDDFDLEAWFGQLKEQAQEVCGEQIYISHIESEDKIKKGWVIQGNMAPEPIELLHHQYLHHFGNYSLWWTLGSELVEPCFIVTDGLPQVSQFVAMLDGQWQQRNWNTSEIQRKEL, encoded by the coding sequence ATGTCCGACCACCTTATAAAAGAACTGGGTTTTTGCGGTAAAATCCCCGCCCGGGGGGATTTTGTGCAAAGCGATTTTAACCCGGATTTTTTAAAAAACTGGAATGAATGGCTGCAGGCGGTGGTGGCGGTGAGCCGGGAGCAGGTGCAGGATGGCTGGCTCGATTGTTACCTTACCAGCCCGGTATGGCACTTTGCCTTATCCCCCGGGGTCTGTTGTGAATCCGGGGTGTTGGGTACTTTAATCCCCAGTGTCGATCAGGTGAGCAGGCATTTTCCTTTTACCCTGGCGGCCCTGCATAATGTCTCGCCTTTGCAGGCCTGGCATAAAAATAACTGGTCTGCCAGCTTTGAAAATGTCATCCTAGAGGTATTGGAGGATGATTTTGACCTCGAAGCCTGGTTTGGGCAGTTAAAAGAACAGGCGCAGGAGGTCTGCGGCGAGCAGATTTATATTAGCCATATTGAATCTGAAGATAAGATAAAAAAAGGCTGGGTGATTCAGGGAAATATGGCCCCCGAGCCGATTGAATTGCTGCACCACCAATATCTCCACCATTTTGGCAATTACAGCCTGTGGTGGACCTTGGGCTCAGAGCTGGTTGAGCCCTGCTTTATTGTTACCGACGGCTTGCCCCAGGTAAGCCAATTTGTTGCCATGTTGGACGGCCAGTGGCAACAGCGAAACTGGAATACCAGTGAAATACAAAGAAAGGAATTATAA